The sequence TCCTTGCAAAGCATTTGGCAATTTACAGAAGTCGTCTTACCGCCTTCATGCCAAGGAGTAATATGGTCTGCTTCCATTTCATTTATTTCAAAATGGGTTTTGCATTTCTGACAAATACCTTTTTGCTTCTCATATACTTCGCGTTTTTGATTATCTGTAAATGAACGAATGTTTAAATATTTTTCTTCGCCGCTTAAAACATAAGGATAAATCCCTGATTTTTTTGTAACATCATCATCCATCATTAGCTTGACAATTTCTTTTTCTAACTCATTAGCATCTAATTTTTTATCTTTATAATTATTATAAAGCTCTCCCCAAGCCACTCCTTTCATTTCTTTTCTGTATTTTGGAAATATGATTTTTACCCAATTAATAACATTTTGAAAATACAGCCATAACTCGTTTGCATTTGAATCGTGTTGATGATTTGACATATAAGCTTCAATACTTCTTTTAGAAATCCAACTGATAGCTGTTTCCAAATATTCTTGACGATTTGCCGAACCGCTTAAATAATCATCTCCAATTTTTGGACGACTGTTTTTAGAAAAATATCTTTTAGCGTCAGAAATCCACGAACCTGCATATACTGCATTTCTCAATTCTTGTTCCGTCAGTTTTTCCCCTGCAATATTTATAGTTTCAAACCATTTCAATTTTTCGGAATCCGAACCGCTGCAAATATAAACCATCAATTTATAATTTAAAATTTTCTCTTTTTCGTCATCTTGTAAACTGTGAAAATATTTAAACATATAAGAAAAATCGCCATTGACATATTGGCAAACGGAAATCGTTCTTTGCTGACCGTCTATAACCTCGTAATTTCCGTCTTCACGAACTGACCAATACATAACATTTAAAGGGAAATCTTTTGTAATTGTATCAATAACCGCATCGCGCTGCTTATCTTTATAAATAAATTCTCGTTGATAAGGTGGGCGAATATCTAATTTGCCACCAAACCCTACAACTCCGTTTTCGGCATTGTCTTTATAACCATTTGATAATTCTTTAACAGTGATTTCTTTAAGTTCTATTTTCATTTTAGCTTGCTCCTATTCTTTTGTTTCTAATATAAATTCTTCGATATAAAGTTTTACCGTTTACAACATTATCCAAATTTCCCAATATCCCCCAATGATCCAATTGTATAATCTCAAACTGTTCAGGGTTATATTTATCAAGAAAAGTTATTGGTACGCCCATAACGCCTGAATAATCAACAGGGATATTGGCTGTTTTTGAAACTTCAATGGCGTCATAATTATCATAATTGGGATAATCTGTTGTGTTGTATCTTTTATAGAGAATTAAATCTTCGTGACGCTTTGTAGTGTCAAGATTTGTAAACCAAAAACTTCTCGCTCCTTCAGCAAGACCATTATTAGTATTAAACCAACGAACGCAATTATACCCAAGCCATACTTTATTTTCTTTAATTAATTTAAATATTTCTTTATAACTAATAGAATTATTATTTCCAATAATCAAAAATTTCTTATTGTATTCAACAAGTTGAGCGACATATTCTCTAAAAAGAGAAAACGGTGGGTTTGTTACTACGATATCTGCTTGTTTTAACAGTTCAATGCATTCTTCACTTCTAAAATCTCCATCACCTTTTAGGCATTTTATTCCAATTTCTAATGGATCAGGGACATTGTTCCCGTTTTTATCACCGTAATACTCTAAATAAATGGCTTTTTCAGAGTTATTTTTACTGAATAAATCCATATCTTGATTTTTATAACAGATAGCAATGAGTTTTTTTAATTTGAATTTTTCAAAATTGTAGGAAAAGAAATGGAAGAAATTACTTACTCGCGGGTCGTCGCAATTGCATAAAACAACTTTATCTTTAAATTGCCCTTTATAATGTTTAAGTTCTTTTTCTATATCAGAAAGTTGAGTATAAAATTCATCATTTTTGGCATTTTTGGCATTGTGGAGATTGGAATTTAAGTTCTTGGAAGCCATATTGTCCCCTCTGTGTGTAATTTGGTATTGGGGACAAAAAAAACGGCGAACTTACCCATGATGTCTTACTCCCATGAATAAAGTTCGCCGTAGGTCGCCCTATGTCAAAATGACATAGGACTCCCTATATGAGGCGAACTTTTTTGGGGTAAGACATTGTCTATGCTTTCACATAGACAGGATTGGGGCATTACCCCAACACCAAAAAAGTATCAAGTTATTTAAGCGTTTTTCAACACCGACATTTACTAATATTCCCTTTTATTTTTTTATCTTTTAAAATAACAAACAAAAACAGCTTGCTGTTTTTATTACTTGTTACTTGTTCTTAAACGTTCTTTTAAAAATATAATTTACATTTTTATACTGCTGGTTTAAATCGCAGTCTCTTTTAATTTCTGCGGCGGAAAGATATTTTTTAATATCCGGACTATTCAAACAAACTTCTTCAAGAGAAACTTTACCGGCTCTTGCGGCAAATGCCGCAGCCTGCACCATAGCGTAAGCGGCTTCTCTTGAAAGACCTTTGTCAACAAGAGAAAGAAGCAAAGTTCCCGAAAAAATTACGTCTTTTGTTTTATTGAGATTTGCCGTCATATTTTCAGGGTAAACGTTAAGCCCTTCCAAAAGATACTGCATTCTTTTAAGCATATAATGCGCAACCGTTGAAGCGTCGGGAAGCATTATTCTTTCCGTGGAGGAATGACTGATATCTCTCTCGTGCCATAACGCACAGTTTTCAAGCGCAGTTACCGCGTATCCGCGGAGAAGTCTTGCAAGTCCGCAAATATTTTCTGAAATTATCGGGTTTCTTTTGTGCGGCATTGCGGAAGAACCTTTCTGACCTTTTGTAAAAGGCTCTTCGGCTTCGGCAACTTCGGTTCTTTGCAAATGTCTTATTTCTACCGCAATTCTTTCAAGCGCCGCGCCAAGCTGCGCTATTGTTGAAAAATAAACGCTGTGTCTGTCGCGGGGAACTATCTGCGTGGAAACAGGCTCGGGCTTTAATCCTAATTTTTGGCAAACGTATTTTTCTACCCGAGGGTCTAAATGCGCCATGGTGCCTACGGCTCCGGAAATTTTTCCGTAACTTACGGTTTCAAGGGCAAATTTTAATCTTTCAACCGTTCTTTGAATTTCCGTGTACCAACCTGCGACTTTTAAGCCAAACGTTGTTGGTTCGGCGTGCACGCCGTGAGTTCTTCCCATTATCGGCGTCATCTTATATTTTTTTGCGAGTTTTGCAAGTATTACGGCAAGCTTTTTTGTTTCGTCTATCAAAAGAATAGTCGCCTGTCTCATTTGAGCGCCGGTGGCGGTATCAAGCACATCGGAAGACGTCATTCCCAAATGCAAAAATCTTCCGGCGGGGCCTGTGGTTTCAACAACCGCAGATAAAAAAGCTATAACGTCGTGCTTAACGGTAAGCTCTATCTCGTTAATTCTTGCAACATTTATTTTTGCTTTTTTCTTAACGGTATCAACCGCTTTTTTAGGAACCGCGCCAAGCTTAGACATGGCTTCCGCAGCAAAAATTTCAACATTTAACATCTGCTGAAATCTGTTTTCGTCAGACCAAATAGCCGCCATTTCCGGCTTTGTGTATCTTGGAATCATTTACTTTTCCGCCTTTTCCATATTTTCAATTACTTTTTTTATAGCTTCGGGATAAATCTGATGTTCTATTGCTAAAACTTTTTTCGCAACAGCCTGAGAAGTATCTTTCGGCAGCAGTTCAACTTCACGCTGTAAAATTATTTTCCCCGTATCGTAAGTTTCGTCGGCAAAATGAACCGTTGCGCCGGATTTCGTTTCTTTTGCAGACACAACGGCTTCATGCACGTGATGACCAAACATTCCCTGCCCGCCGTATTTAGGAAGCAGCGCCGGATGAATATTTAAAATTTTTTCCGGATAAGCGTCTAAAATATTTTTGCCGATAATTCTCATATATCCGGCAAGACAAATTAAATCAGCTTCTGCTTCTTTAAGTTTTTTCAAAATATCCGCGTTATAAGTTTTGTCGTCGCTGTAATAATTTCTTTCTATGCAAAAAACTTTTATTTTTTCTTTTTCGGCGCGCTCCACGGCATAAGCGGTAACATTATTTGAAACGACAAGCGCAACTTTCGCAAGCCCTTTCAAAATTCCTTTTTTTGTAGAATCTATTATAGACTGCATATTAGACCCGCCGCCGGAAACCAAAACCGCAATTCTTATCATATAAATATCCTTAAGAGAGTTGTCCTGTTTGTTTAAAATATTTTTCCAGCACTAAAACCGAAATTAAATCTTCGCGTTTTTTATCTTTAAACTGCTTTACCCATTGGTGCGCGTTTTCTACTATTTTAATAGCTTCGCTTGTGTTGCGCATGTAATATTCCAAACGTTCCTGCAAGTCTGAATAATCTTGTTTTATTTCAATATAGTGGACGTTCGCAATTAAGCGCCCTTCCATATACCACGTTTCATACTTAGGTTTCGGCATTACCGCTATGGAATTTGAAGACATTACCCATTTTAAATTACTCGCTACGTCGTTGCCTTCAAGACATAAAATAAATTTATAATCCATATGCTCATCGTAAGTCATTCTTTTTACAAGCCACTCGGGATGTAAATCGCTGACGTTTACTTTGCCTAAATCGCACATGGGATGTCCGAAATATTTCTCATAAAAAATCGCTCTGTTAGCCTGCCATACCGCGCATCTTCCGACAAGCATATTTTTTTTTGCTTCAAACTTTTTCTTATCTTTAACAAAAACAAAGTGATGCGATTTATCTAAATTTAAAAGAACGTTATTTATATTGCCGTCGTCAAGAGGGCGGCTTTTTGTTATAGCCGGAGTTTCAACGTTCCAGTTAACATCGCCGAAACTAAAAGCCATTTTAAGATTTTTTTGAAAATATCTTGTATATTCGTACGAATCAAAGAAATAAGCGCTGTTGCGCTGTCCCGTATATTTGAATTTGCTCAAAGGTTTCATATTTCCGTCAATTTTTGCGACGCCGAGTTTATTGTAATAATTTACTCTGTCAAAAATATATTCGCGATCGTATTTATCTAATCGCGCCAAAATGCGTTTATAATAAATATTGCATACAAATTTCGGAGTCAAATATCTGACGACGCTTTTTATATAAAATACAAACTTACTGTTATTATATTTATACCTGCCGAACAAACTCATTATTTTTACAATCCCTTTATGCTTTCATAAATAGCTTTCGCCGCTTCCGCAGGGTTTGAAGCTTCCAAAATCGGTCTGCCTACAACTATAAAATCCGCTCCGTCTTTTACCGCAAGCTCCGGAGTGGCTACTCTTTTTTGATCGTCGTCGACTTTTGCCGGTCTTATTCCCGGAGTAACAACCTGAAAATCTTTTCCGCATTCTTTTTTTATAAGCGCTATTTCAAGAGGCGACGAGATAACCCCGTCAACTCCGCAAAATTTAGAAAGCTTCGCTCTTTTTATTACTTCTTCAGGCGAAGTTGCTTGGCTTGTTAAAACGGTTACCGCCCAAATCTTTGGTCTGTTTTCCACAGACACCGCAGCCTTAAGCATTTCTTCCCCGCCGACGGAATGCACGGTTAAACTGTAAACGCCGAGTTCTTTTGCGGATTCTACGGAACGTTTAACGGTTGCCGGAATATCATGAAATTTTAAATCAAGAAAAATTTCTTTTCCGTTGTCTTTAATCATCTTGATTATTTCTTTTCCGGACTGCAAAAAAAGTATGGGGCCGACTTTATAAATATCTATATATTCGCTTGTGTCTTTAACAAGTTTTTCGGCTTTCTTAAAATTGTAAACGTCAAGCGCTAAAATAGTTTTCTTCATACTAATAATCCCTTTATTTTTTTATCTGTCACTGCATATCATAGACCCCGCAACTTCACACAGGGTGACACGCTATGCTAACATGCATTGCGCGTTGTATTCAAAAACCCTATTATTTCTTTTACGGATTTAACTTTCTTTTCTTTTAAGATGTTTTCTATACCGTCAATAACTTTTATCAAATTTTCCGGAGAAACCAAACTTGCCGTGCCTACGCTTACAAGCGTTGCGCCGGCAAGAAGAAATTCAAGAGCGTCTTCGCCCGTCATTATTCCGCCGCAACCGATTATCGGGATTTTTATATTTTGATATGCGTCGTAAACGCATCTGACAGACATCGGCTTTACGCATGCGCCGGACATTCCGCCTTTTACGGTAGAAAGTTTCGGTTTAAAAGTTTTCACGTCTATCGCCATGGCAGGATAAGTGTTTGCAAGCGTTACCGCGTCTGCGCCTGATTTTTGCGCGGCTAAAGCAAGTTCGGAAATATCCGTTACAAGCGGCGACAACTTTGCAATAACCGGAACTTTTGAAACTTTTTTAACGCCCTTTATAACATCCTGCATCAAGGGCAAATCGTGGCATACTATTTTCTTTTTTAGATTAGGACAAGACAAGTTAAGTTCTATCCCGTCAATGCCTTTAAATTTGGATAATATTTTTACGGTTTCAATATATTCGTTTAACGCGGCGCCGGCAACGCTTACAATAACAGGCACGCCTATTTTTTTCAAATTCTCAAGAGGTTCTTCAACAAAAGCTTTAACGCCTATATTTTGTAAACCTATTGTGTTAAGCATTCCGCCTTCAACTTCAGCAATTCTCGGTTGAGCATTGCCGGGTTTTGGTTCAAGCGTAATAGTTTTAGTAACAATACCGCCGAGCTTTTTTAAAGAAATCAAATCCGCAAGCTCATAGCCATAACCAAAAGTCCCCGACGCCGTAAGCACGGGATTTTTTAACTTTATTCCTGCAAAATTTATGTTTAAATTTGGTTTCATTTTAATTCAATATCCTATTTATCTGTTATCCTGAACTCGTTTCAGCATGACAATCTGCATTGAGTTGACCACAGACAGCTACAATTCAATTTCTTCAATTTTAAATACGGGACCGTCTTTGCATGTCATTTTGGTTTTGCCGTTTATTTTTACCGCGCAGCCCTGACAGTTGCCTACGCCGCACGCCATTTTTTCTTCCAAAGATGCGTAACCTGAAATATTTTTTTCTTTTGCAATTTTAAGAACTGTTTTCATCATAGGAGTAGGTCCGCAAACATATATGACAGTCTGGATTGCCGCGTCGGATTGCTTTGCAATCCTCCTCGCAATGACATCCGTTATAAATCCTTTATGTCCTTTTGAACCGTCTTCGGTGGAAACAACAACTTTCCAGCCGAGTTTTTGAAATTTATCTAAACACAATAAATCTTTTTTTGTGCGGGCGCCGTAATACAAAGTTCCTTTGTTTTTTAGTTTAGCCGCAAGATAGTAAACGGAAGCTATGCCTGTGCCGCCGGCAACGATAATATTACGGCAATTAGAAATTAAGAATGAGGAATTAGGAATTAAAGGATAGCCGGCGCCTAACGGCCCTAAAAGATTAATTTCGCCTGATTCTATTTCCGATAGAATTTTTGTGCCTTTGCCTACGACTTTATATAAAAAAGAAATTATGTTTCCTTTAATATCGTGAACGCTTATTGGACGACGCAAAAAAACTCCGGGGATTGTGAGCATAAAAAATTGTCCCGGGGAACAGTTTTTTACAATAACCGCATCGGCTTTTACTTGAAGTTCAAAGTATCCTGCGCAGATTTCTTTATTTGATATGATTTTATATGTTTTATCTTGTCGTTTATTCATAATATTTTTTAACTTACGGCGTGACCGTAGCTTGCGTAAATTTCTAATTCATCATTCCTAATCCCTAATTGCCGTATAAACTATTTTTCCGTTAACTATTGTAATCGCCGCTCCGCCTTGAAACTTTCTTCCGATAAACGGCGAATTTTTGCTTTTTGAAAGTATGCTTTCTTTTGTAAACTCATATGAATATTTCGGATCTATTATAGTTATGTCGGCAATAGCGCCTTCTTTAAGAGTCCCTCTGCCTTCAAGGTTAAAAATCAACGCCGGATTGTGAGTCATTTTTTCTATAGCGCCGGAGAGACTTAAAACTTTTTTATCTACAAGTTCGTTTAACACAAGACTTAAAAGAGTTTCAAAACCTATAATTCCAAACGGCGCCAAATCAAACTCTTTATTTTTTTCTTCCGCAGTATGAGGCGCATGGTCTGTGGCTATACAGTCAATAGTTCCGTCGGCAAGACCGACTTTTACGGCTTCAACGTCTTTTATTTCTCTCAACGGAGGGTTCATTTTTGTATTTGCGTCGTAAACTCTGACAACGTCGTCGGTAAGAGTAAAGTAATGCGGGCAAGTTTCCGCGGTAACTTTTATTCCTTTCTTTTTTGCCTGACGCACAAGTTCCACGGAACCCGCCGTAGAAACGTGCGCTATATGAAGATATCCGCCGGTAAGTTCCGCAAGCATTATGTCGCGGGCAACCATAACTTCTTCGGCTTGTTTTGGTATGCCTCTAAGACCCAAAATCATGGAATTTTTACTTTCGTTCATAACGCCGCTTTTACTGAGCTCTTTATCTTCGGAATGCGAAATTACCGGAAGCTTAAACATTTTAGTGTATTCAAGCGCCCTGCGCATAATTTGAGAGTTTGATACGGGAGAACCGTCGTCGGAAACTGCGACTATTCCGGCTTTTTTCAAAACGCCTATTTCGGAAAGTTCTTCCCCTGCGGAACTTTTTGTAACGCACCCTACGGGGAAAACGTTTACAATCCCTTCTTTTTGCGCTTTCAATAAAATAAATTCTACCGTCGGAGCGTTATCAATTGCGGGCTTCGTGTTGGGCATGCATAAAACGCTTGTTATGCCGCCTTTTGCCGCTGCGCGCGTTCCGGTTTTTATGGTTTCTTTCCCTTCCTGCCCGGGCTCTCTCAAATGAGAATGAACGTCTATTAAACCGGGAACCGCTATTTTATTTTTTCCGTCAATAACTTTGTCCGCCGAGCTGGATAATTTAGAAACTATCCGCCCGTTTTCTGCAAAAATATCGCCGACAGAATCTTTCTTTTGCGAAGGGTCAACAATTCGGATATTTTTAATTTGAAGACGCATATTTCCTCGCCTTGTTCGGTTTTAGTAAATATAAGACCGCCATTCTCACGGCAATCCCGTTTGTTACCTGCTCGTTTATTACGGCATTGGGACTGTCTGCCACTTCGGAAGAAATTTCTATTCCTCTGTTCATCGGTCCGGGATGCATTATTAAAACGTTTGGTTTTGCTTTTGCGAGACGATCTTTTGTAAGCTGGTAAAGCTCAACATATTCGTGCACCGACGGAAACAAATTTTCCTGTTGGCGCTCAAGCTGTATTCTTAAAATATTTACTACATCTGCTTCTTTTATAGCCTCGTCAAGATTGTAATAAACTTTTACGCCGAGCTCTTCAATTTTAGAAGGCATAAGCGTAGGAGGTCCGGCAACGGCAACCTGCGCGCCCATTTTTGTAAGCGCCCAAATATTTGATTTTGCAACTCTTGAATGTAGAATATCTCCGACGAGAAGAAC is a genomic window of Endomicrobium proavitum containing:
- a CDS encoding GmrSD restriction endonuclease domain-containing protein — its product is MKIELKEITVKELSNGYKDNAENGVVGFGGKLDIRPPYQREFIYKDKQRDAVIDTITKDFPLNVMYWSVREDGNYEVIDGQQRTISVCQYVNGDFSYMFKYFHSLQDDEKEKILNYKLMVYICSGSDSEKLKWFETINIAGEKLTEQELRNAVYAGSWISDAKRYFSKNSRPKIGDDYLSGSANRQEYLETAISWISKRSIEAYMSNHQHDSNANELWLYFQNVINWVKIIFPKYRKEMKGVAWGELYNNYKDKKLDANELEKEIVKLMMDDDVTKKSGIYPYVLSGEEKYLNIRSFTDNQKREVYEKQKGICQKCKTHFEINEMEADHITPWHEGGKTTSVNCQMLCKDCNRRKSGI
- a CDS encoding adenine-specific methyltransferase EcoRI family protein encodes the protein MASKNLNSNLHNAKNAKNDEFYTQLSDIEKELKHYKGQFKDKVVLCNCDDPRVSNFFHFFSYNFEKFKLKKLIAICYKNQDMDLFSKNNSEKAIYLEYYGDKNGNNVPDPLEIGIKCLKGDGDFRSEECIELLKQADIVVTNPPFSLFREYVAQLVEYNKKFLIIGNNNSISYKEIFKLIKENKVWLGYNCVRWFNTNNGLAEGARSFWFTNLDTTKRHEDLILYKRYNTTDYPNYDNYDAIEVSKTANIPVDYSGVMGVPITFLDKYNPEQFEIIQLDHWGILGNLDNVVNGKTLYRRIYIRNKRIGAS
- the purB gene encoding adenylosuccinate lyase — protein: MIPRYTKPEMAAIWSDENRFQQMLNVEIFAAEAMSKLGAVPKKAVDTVKKKAKINVARINEIELTVKHDVIAFLSAVVETTGPAGRFLHLGMTSSDVLDTATGAQMRQATILLIDETKKLAVILAKLAKKYKMTPIMGRTHGVHAEPTTFGLKVAGWYTEIQRTVERLKFALETVSYGKISGAVGTMAHLDPRVEKYVCQKLGLKPEPVSTQIVPRDRHSVYFSTIAQLGAALERIAVEIRHLQRTEVAEAEEPFTKGQKGSSAMPHKRNPIISENICGLARLLRGYAVTALENCALWHERDISHSSTERIMLPDASTVAHYMLKRMQYLLEGLNVYPENMTANLNKTKDVIFSGTLLLSLVDKGLSREAAYAMVQAAAFAARAGKVSLEEVCLNSPDIKKYLSAAEIKRDCDLNQQYKNVNYIFKRTFKNK
- the purN gene encoding phosphoribosylglycinamide formyltransferase; protein product: MIRIAVLVSGGGSNMQSIIDSTKKGILKGLAKVALVVSNNVTAYAVERAEKEKIKVFCIERNYYSDDKTYNADILKKLKEAEADLICLAGYMRIIGKNILDAYPEKILNIHPALLPKYGGQGMFGHHVHEAVVSAKETKSGATVHFADETYDTGKIILQREVELLPKDTSQAVAKKVLAIEHQIYPEAIKKVIENMEKAEK
- a CDS encoding glycosyl transferase family 90, with amino-acid sequence MARLDKYDREYIFDRVNYYNKLGVAKIDGNMKPLSKFKYTGQRNSAYFFDSYEYTRYFQKNLKMAFSFGDVNWNVETPAITKSRPLDDGNINNVLLNLDKSHHFVFVKDKKKFEAKKNMLVGRCAVWQANRAIFYEKYFGHPMCDLGKVNVSDLHPEWLVKRMTYDEHMDYKFILCLEGNDVASNLKWVMSSNSIAVMPKPKYETWYMEGRLIANVHYIEIKQDYSDLQERLEYYMRNTSEAIKIVENAHQWVKQFKDKKREDLISVLVLEKYFKQTGQLS
- the pyrF gene encoding orotidine-5'-phosphate decarboxylase: MKKTILALDVYNFKKAEKLVKDTSEYIDIYKVGPILFLQSGKEIIKMIKDNGKEIFLDLKFHDIPATVKRSVESAKELGVYSLTVHSVGGEEMLKAAVSVENRPKIWAVTVLTSQATSPEEVIKRAKLSKFCGVDGVISSPLEIALIKKECGKDFQVVTPGIRPAKVDDDQKRVATPELAVKDGADFIVVGRPILEASNPAEAAKAIYESIKGL
- a CDS encoding dihydroorotate dehydrogenase, which translates into the protein MKPNLNINFAGIKLKNPVLTASGTFGYGYELADLISLKKLGGIVTKTITLEPKPGNAQPRIAEVEGGMLNTIGLQNIGVKAFVEEPLENLKKIGVPVIVSVAGAALNEYIETVKILSKFKGIDGIELNLSCPNLKKKIVCHDLPLMQDVIKGVKKVSKVPVIAKLSPLVTDISELALAAQKSGADAVTLANTYPAMAIDVKTFKPKLSTVKGGMSGACVKPMSVRCVYDAYQNIKIPIIGCGGIMTGEDALEFLLAGATLVSVGTASLVSPENLIKVIDGIENILKEKKVKSVKEIIGFLNTTRNAC
- a CDS encoding dihydroorotate dehydrogenase electron transfer subunit produces the protein MNKRQDKTYKIISNKEICAGYFELQVKADAVIVKNCSPGQFFMLTIPGVFLRRPISVHDIKGNIISFLYKVVGKGTKILSEIESGEINLLGPLGAGYPLIPNSSFLISNCRNIIVAGGTGIASVYYLAAKLKNKGTLYYGARTKKDLLCLDKFQKLGWKVVVSTEDGSKGHKGFITDVIARRIAKQSDAAIQTVIYVCGPTPMMKTVLKIAKEKNISGYASLEEKMACGVGNCQGCAVKINGKTKMTCKDGPVFKIEEIEL
- a CDS encoding dihydroorotase — translated: MRLQIKNIRIVDPSQKKDSVGDIFAENGRIVSKLSSSADKVIDGKNKIAVPGLIDVHSHLREPGQEGKETIKTGTRAAAKGGITSVLCMPNTKPAIDNAPTVEFILLKAQKEGIVNVFPVGCVTKSSAGEELSEIGVLKKAGIVAVSDDGSPVSNSQIMRRALEYTKMFKLPVISHSEDKELSKSGVMNESKNSMILGLRGIPKQAEEVMVARDIMLAELTGGYLHIAHVSTAGSVELVRQAKKKGIKVTAETCPHYFTLTDDVVRVYDANTKMNPPLREIKDVEAVKVGLADGTIDCIATDHAPHTAEEKNKEFDLAPFGIIGFETLLSLVLNELVDKKVLSLSGAIEKMTHNPALIFNLEGRGTLKEGAIADITIIDPKYSYEFTKESILSKSKNSPFIGRKFQGGAAITIVNGKIVYTAIRD
- a CDS encoding aspartate carbamoyltransferase catalytic subunit; translated protein: MSLNRKDLLGLEHLDKKDLQTVLDSVKPFKSLFTRSVKKAPTLIGKTVVTLFYEPSTRTRTSFEIAAKRLSADVVNIAVNASSVVKGESLIDTGKTLEAMKADYIIIRHSLAGAPDILARNLNASIINAGDGFHEHPTQGLLDLYTMYEKKKKIEGLKVLLVGDILHSRVAKSNIWALTKMGAQVAVAGPPTLMPSKIEELGVKVYYNLDEAIKEADVVNILRIQLERQQENLFPSVHEYVELYQLTKDRLAKAKPNVLIMHPGPMNRGIEISSEVADSPNAVINEQVTNGIAVRMAVLYLLKPNKARKYASSN